The proteins below come from a single Parageobacillus toebii NBRC 107807 genomic window:
- the cobT gene encoding nicotinate-nucleotide--dimethylbenzimidazole phosphoribosyltransferase, translating to MLFSIPKLDKKTGKEVCAYVDQLTKPVGSLGRLEQLAVELAEMTGNKFPDVSPPGILVFAADHGVAKEGVSAFPPEVTAQMVWNFVQGGAAINVFSRQIGAIFAVIDVGVASPIEHEAVVSKKVRYGTNNFCVMEAMSNAEAEQALIVGYEQAKEIIDQGARTLIVGEMGIGNTTTASAILAAVSGKPIEQLVGRGTGISEEKIAHKVNVIRRALSLHQPDPSKPIDLLSKIGGLEIAAMVGAMLAAAERRVPILLDGFICTVAALVAKLFAPNVADYMIAGHRSQEIGHQIALELLGKEPLIDLSMRLGEGSGAAVAFPLLAFAATMIKEMATFASAHISNSVEGAGKQS from the coding sequence ATGTTATTTTCGATTCCAAAGCTTGATAAAAAAACAGGAAAAGAGGTATGCGCTTACGTCGACCAATTGACAAAACCGGTTGGCAGCCTTGGTCGTTTGGAACAGTTAGCGGTGGAGCTGGCGGAAATGACAGGGAACAAATTTCCTGATGTTTCGCCGCCGGGTATCCTTGTGTTTGCGGCTGATCATGGTGTTGCGAAAGAAGGGGTGTCAGCGTTTCCGCCAGAAGTGACGGCACAAATGGTGTGGAATTTTGTTCAAGGCGGTGCGGCGATTAACGTATTCAGCCGGCAAATTGGCGCAATATTTGCCGTTATTGATGTTGGGGTCGCTTCACCAATTGAACATGAAGCAGTAGTTTCCAAGAAAGTGCGGTACGGGACAAACAATTTTTGCGTAATGGAAGCGATGAGCAATGCGGAAGCGGAACAAGCGCTAATAGTTGGTTACGAACAAGCAAAGGAAATAATCGACCAAGGAGCGCGTACTCTCATTGTCGGTGAAATGGGCATCGGCAATACGACTACCGCGAGTGCGATTTTAGCGGCGGTGAGCGGCAAGCCAATTGAACAACTTGTCGGAAGAGGAACAGGCATTTCGGAAGAGAAGATTGCGCATAAAGTCAATGTCATTCGCCGCGCGTTGTCACTTCATCAGCCTGATCCGTCTAAACCGATTGATTTATTATCCAAAATCGGTGGCTTGGAAATCGCCGCGATGGTGGGGGCGATGCTAGCGGCAGCGGAGCGGCGCGTTCCGATTTTATTGGACGGATTTATTTGTACCGTTGCTGCACTTGTAGCTAAGCTTTTTGCTCCGAATGTTGCCGATTATATGATTGCCGGTCATCGTTCTCAAGAAATTGGCCATCAAATTGCTCTTGAATTATTAGGAAAAGAGCCGCTTATCGATTTAAGCATGCGACTTGGTGAAGGCAGCGGTGCGGCTGTTGCATTTCCGCTGCTGGCATTTGCGGCAACGATGATAAAAGAAATGGCGACATTTGCTTCTGCCCATATTTCAAATTCTGTAGAAGGAGCAGGAAAACAATCATGA
- the cobA gene encoding uroporphyrinogen-III C-methyltransferase — protein MTNGKVYIVGAGPGDEKLITVYGLECIQQADVIIYDRLINKKLLKYAKIGAELIYCGKEPGKHALIQERIHELLVEKAKQGKIVTRLKGGDPCVFGRAGEEAEVLAQHSIPFEIVPGVTAGIAAAAYAGIPVTHREYAASFTIVTGHGRQEKGDDRLHWEGLAKGSDTIAFYMGVGNLPYICQKLIEHGKPSNTPVAVIEWGTTRRQRTAVGTLQTIADIVKKANLSHPAIILVGEVVRLRETIQWFAEMDRGETVATI, from the coding sequence ATGACAAATGGAAAAGTATATATCGTTGGTGCCGGTCCCGGTGATGAAAAGCTAATCACTGTCTATGGATTGGAATGTATTCAACAAGCTGACGTCATTATTTACGACCGGTTAATTAATAAAAAATTACTGAAATACGCCAAAATCGGCGCTGAGTTAATTTACTGCGGAAAAGAGCCGGGAAAGCACGCGCTCATTCAAGAGCGGATTCATGAACTGTTAGTCGAAAAAGCAAAACAAGGAAAAATCGTCACTCGTCTAAAAGGAGGCGATCCTTGCGTCTTTGGACGGGCTGGGGAAGAAGCAGAGGTGCTTGCGCAGCACAGCATTCCGTTTGAAATCGTTCCTGGCGTGACGGCGGGAATCGCAGCTGCCGCTTATGCCGGCATACCGGTTACACACCGGGAATATGCTGCTTCGTTTACCATTGTTACCGGCCACGGCCGTCAAGAAAAGGGAGATGACCGTCTTCATTGGGAAGGGTTGGCGAAAGGAAGCGATACGATTGCCTTTTATATGGGTGTCGGCAATTTGCCGTATATTTGCCAAAAACTAATCGAACATGGAAAGCCGTCGAATACTCCTGTGGCGGTGATCGAATGGGGAACGACACGGAGACAGCGAACGGCTGTCGGCACGCTGCAGACGATTGCCGATATCGTCAAGAAAGCGAATCTTTCCCACCCAGCGATTATTCTTGTCGGAGAGGTCGTTCGGCTTCGTGAAACGATTCAATGGTTCGCTGAGATGGACCGGGGTGAGACGGTTGCCACCATATAA
- a CDS encoding class I SAM-dependent methyltransferase produces the protein MVIFDWHKEAEKQWDERADFWHQSSEEMWERGSRKTIIPFLSSYIPKGSNVIDLGCGDGYGAWKLHQTGYDVIGIDLSSEMVEKAKARGENERLRFIQGDLMKLPFADETFSGAMAINSLEWTERPLEALKEAKRVLKRGGCFCVGILGPTAAPRVNSYPRLYGKPVICNTMMPWEFEQLARENGWDVVDGQGVYKRGVPEKLVQPLSIELRQALTFMWLFMLRKN, from the coding sequence ATGGTCATTTTTGACTGGCATAAAGAAGCGGAAAAACAGTGGGACGAAAGAGCGGATTTTTGGCATCAAAGCAGTGAAGAGATGTGGGAGCGGGGAAGCCGGAAAACGATTATTCCGTTCCTTTCATCATATATTCCAAAAGGAAGCAATGTCATTGATTTAGGGTGTGGGGATGGTTATGGAGCGTGGAAGCTGCATCAAACAGGATACGATGTTATCGGCATCGATTTGTCGAGCGAAATGGTGGAAAAAGCGAAAGCGCGGGGAGAGAACGAAAGGCTGCGCTTTATTCAAGGCGACTTAATGAAATTGCCGTTTGCTGATGAAACGTTTTCTGGAGCGATGGCAATCAATTCGTTGGAGTGGACGGAACGGCCGCTTGAAGCGCTAAAAGAAGCAAAACGGGTGTTAAAGCGAGGCGGCTGTTTTTGTGTCGGCATTCTCGGGCCGACCGCTGCGCCGCGCGTCAACAGCTATCCTCGTTTATACGGAAAGCCGGTTATTTGCAATACAATGATGCCGTGGGAGTTTGAACAATTAGCGAGGGAAAACGGCTGGGATGTTGTCGATGGACAAGGTGTTTATAAACGGGGAGTTCCCGAAAAGCTGGTCCAGCCGTTATCTATCGAACTAAGACAAGCACTGACGTTTATGTGGTTATTTATGTTGCGTAAGAACTAA
- a CDS encoding DUF3892 domain-containing protein, which yields MNGQETFVTVQKNHQGDIIGFKTSKGSVLSYRKALMEVENGAITGVHVVTEHDGEQYIRSNPDGDASNNLDQLPTFS from the coding sequence ATGAACGGACAAGAAACATTTGTCACTGTCCAAAAAAATCATCAAGGAGACATCATTGGATTTAAAACATCCAAAGGGAGCGTATTATCGTATCGCAAAGCATTAATGGAAGTGGAAAACGGTGCGATTACCGGTGTCCATGTCGTTACCGAACACGATGGAGAACAATATATACGCTCCAATCCCGACGGAGATGCCTCCAACAATCTTGATCAACTTCCTACGTTTTCCTAA
- the cobO gene encoding cob(I)yrinic acid a,c-diamide adenosyltransferase gives MPPYKKKGRIIVYTGDGKGKTTAALGLAIRAVGRGKKVAVIQFIKSPERTYGEHLIFQKLGIEMYQMGAGFTWTKTPEVHRQALKAAWEFTKEKVLSGMYDLIVLDELNNALAIDRFPVDDIVSVQDVLRLMEKRPPDLHLVITGRSANRKLIEAADIVTEMKLIKHDYEKGVTAMKGIEL, from the coding sequence TTGCCACCATATAAAAAGAAAGGGCGCATCATCGTTTACACGGGGGATGGAAAAGGAAAAACGACCGCCGCTCTCGGATTGGCGATACGAGCGGTGGGAAGAGGGAAAAAAGTCGCCGTCATTCAGTTTATTAAGTCACCGGAACGAACGTATGGAGAGCATCTTATATTTCAAAAACTCGGGATCGAAATGTATCAAATGGGCGCCGGGTTTACGTGGACGAAAACGCCCGAAGTGCATCGTCAGGCATTGAAAGCGGCATGGGAATTTACGAAAGAAAAAGTGTTATCGGGTATGTACGACTTGATTGTTTTAGATGAACTGAACAATGCGCTTGCGATTGACCGGTTTCCGGTCGATGATATCGTCTCCGTTCAAGACGTACTTCGATTGATGGAAAAGCGTCCACCTGATCTTCATTTAGTTATTACCGGCCGTTCGGCGAATAGGAAATTAATCGAGGCAGCTGACATTGTTACGGAGATGAAACTGATCAAACACGATTATGAGAAAGGCGTTACCGCAATGAAAGGGATTGAGCTTTAG